The Deltaproteobacteria bacterium HGW-Deltaproteobacteria-6 genome contains the following window.
GGGCGGCTATGACAAAGTCTTTGATACGGTCGGCAGCGCCGAAACTCTGAATATGGCTCTCAGGGTTACTGCAACCGGCGGAGTACTTTCCATTATCGGAATTGGAAAAGAGGTAAAGCTGGATCTCACCCCGTTGTGGCTCAAGCTGCAGACCGTCAAAGGCTGCTACGGCTATCGCTATAACAACATCGCAGGCGTCAGAAAACATACGTTTGAAATCTCACTGGAAATGATTTCCACCGGAAAAGTTCAGGTGGATGACATGCTGACTCACAAGCTTCCACTTGAAAAATACAGGGAAATGATTGATATTCATCTTAATAAAGAGGCCAACCGGGCAATGAAAATCGCTTTTCAATTTTGAGTAGGAAAGGAGGCATTCATGCAGCAACCGGATATTCGCGATATCAGCAGAATGACACTCCCCAATATTCATCAGATTGGGATTCTTGTAAAAGACATAACGGAAGCGGTTGCTTGTTATACAAAACTCCTGAATATCGGCCGATGGTATCGTTCAAGTACTCTAAAACACGAAGCTACCTATCGGGGCAAGCCCATTAAACCCGATTTAGATATTGTGATTGCCTTTAAAGGTGGTGTGGAGATTGAGCTTATACAGGTCAAAGGTGTGGAGGAAAACGTTTATTCAGATATGATTGGAAAATGCGGAGGCGGAATACATCATCTGGGTTTTATGATATCAGGTTACGATAAAAAG
Protein-coding sequences here:
- a CDS encoding alcohol dehydrogenase, producing GGYDKVFDTVGSAETLNMALRVTATGGVLSIIGIGKEVKLDLTPLWLKLQTVKGCYGYRYNNIAGVRKHTFEISLEMISTGKVQVDDMLTHKLPLEKYREMIDIHLNKEANRAMKIAFQF